One window of the Cryptomeria japonica chromosome 7, Sugi_1.0, whole genome shotgun sequence genome contains the following:
- the LOC131079303 gene encoding disease resistance protein RPP8, whose protein sequence is MASSSVSKKLYDAFISHRGPDVKETVAFALYESLEEMGFWTFLDDQELQLGDSIEPSLKNAIYYSSAQIAIFSPGYAESPWCLDELVDMLKTKVLFIPVFCDVDPSDLRYPDKGVYAPAFAKHQKKKRFSKERLQQWKAALHSSSLISGYKFNTSSDNVEMLCAKIVLAMQQGVGKPYVFPRHGEVAKHKEGLHSDAAASTSTSAQVKKSSLLPRDSRPVGLESKVKGMVELLKNPEVKFIAVVGMGGSGKTFLLQNVYKAVKRKYHHSVWLSISKSYSLKNLQRDIAADLDLTREIVNAEVTEKKAAELIHARLKGKKSLIVFDDLWAFFTEDNLIDNLGLPADRDCKVMISTRNEQVALDLSARIYKMEFLSDEESWRLFCAYAFPECEGNRAPPHVKEEGRKIVKQCGNLPLAIKTIAASLSNTRVLSKWALKRHELERVVAPSGEINPVMKILKLSYDSLPAHLKPCFAYLSFFPEDAEIKAEYLIYLWLGEGIVPAGEEQWDVAWDWLDQLAQLCLLQVYEDFEAFSFIDRHNLNKYCKIHDLLHDLAIQISKENKCAFSVEEVSTHTIAATGWCRILLAKKGVCVVKTISESHPVYLRTLSLSQNEITSIPTNLFTTMRGLRVLDLSSTKISTLPASVGKMILLKVLNLRDTDIGELPECVRHLKSLLYLALPNGCTQLPEWISELQCLQCLEGWHIDRMPKGISKLTSLRALRSSYAFSKEEVESIGLGGLANMTQLQELSLVITHEMQMKRIEQGTIAQLVKMRRLDILNDTCEETELLQLPENIITSMKHLESLRLGRFVVPSWICEFANLKELHLCYCECSDYPELQKMPNLVLLKLMENKSCRELPDAFGESGGFPQLRYLEIYDFPLLEEFPELEGGTMPCLENLVLEMCPKVRRVKGLEKLQRLQECSIEDVTQTFRRSYSGRILESVYGKKQDPCKIL, encoded by the exons ATGGCGTCTTCCTCTGTATCTAAAAAGTTATATGATGCATTCATAAGCCACCGAGGCCCCGATGTGAAAGAAACTGTGGCTTTTGCACTTTACGAATCACTAGAGGAAATGGGATTTTGGACATTTCTTGATGATCAAGAATTACAATTGGGAGATTCAATTGAGCCTTCCTTAAAAAATGCCATATACTATTCCAGTGCCCAAATCGCCATCTTCTCACCAGGTTATGCGGAGTCCCCTTGGTGTCTAGATGAGCTGGTTGACATGTTGAAGACTAAGGTTCTGTTTATTCCTGTATTTTGTGATGTGGATCCTTCTGACCTTCGCTACCCTGACAAAGGAGTTTATGCACCTGCATTCGCAAAACATCAAAAAAAGAAGAGATTCAGCAAGGAGAGGCTTCAGCAGTGGAAAGCAGCCCTCCATTCCTCTTCGCTCATCTCTGGCTACAAATTCAACACATCTAGCGA TAATGTCGAGATGCTGTGTGCAAAGATTGTCTTGGCTATGCAACAAGGGGTTGGGAAGCCATATGTCTTCCCAAGACATGGGGAAGTTGCAAAACACAAGGAAGGTCTTCATTCAGATGCGGCAGCATCAACAAGTACATCAGCACAGGTGAAGAAATCAAGTCTTCTGCCCAGAGATTCTCGTCCAGTGGGGTTAGAATCCAAAGTTAAAGGCATGGTAGAATTGTTGAAAAATCCAGAAGTTAAATTCATAGCCGTCGTTGGTATGGGCGGCTCGGGGAAGACATTTCTTCTCCAGAATGTCTACAAAGCCGTAAAACGCAAGTATCATCATTCTGTTTGGCTCTCGATTTCAAAATCTTATTCTCTCAAGAACTTGCAACGTGACATAGCCGCCGACTTAGATTTAACAAGGGAAATTGTGAATGCTGAAGTAACTGAAAAGAAAGCGGCTGAATTGATTCATGCCCGTCTGAAAGGGAAAAAATCCCTTATTGTGTTCGATGATTTGTGGGCTTTCTTTACTGAAGATAATCTGATTGATAATCTTGGTCTGCCTGCTGATAGAGATTGTAAGGTTATGATTAGCACAAGAAATGAGCAGGTTGCTCTAGATTTAAGTGCTCGAATTTATAAAATGGAATTTTTATCAGATGAAGAAAGTTGGAGGTTGTTTTGTGCTTATGCATTCCCAGAATGTGAAGGAAATAGAGCACCACCGCACGTGAAAGAGGAAGGGCGGAAGATTGTAAAGCAATGTGGAAATCTACCACTTGCCATCAAAACGATAGCAGCATCTCTGAGCAACACCAGAGTTCTCAGCAAATGGGCGTTGAAGCGCCATGAGCTCGAAAGAGTAGTTGCTCCCTCTGGTGAGATTAACCCTGtcatgaaaatattgaaattgagcTATGACTCTTTGCCTGCACACCTTAAACCATGTTTTGCatatctttctttctttcctgaggATGCGGAGATAAAAGCAGAGTATTTGATATATCTGTGGCTAGGAGAAGGAATCGTCCCAGCAGGTGAGGAGCAGTGGGATGTGGCGTGGGATTGGTTAGATCAACTTGCTCAGCTGTGTCTGCTTCAAGTATATGAggattttgaagctttttcttttatagataggcataatttaaataaatactgtAAAATTCATGATCTGTTGCATGATTTGGCCAtacaaatttcaaaagaaaataaatGTGCTTTTTCTGTTGAGGAAGTCTCTACACATACAATTGCCGCCACGGGCTGGTGTCGGATTTTGCTGGCCAAGAAAGGTGTATGTGTTGTCAAGACTATCTCGGAGAGCCATCCTGTTTATCTCCGTACACTCTCACTATCTCAGAATGAGATTACAAGCATTCCCACAAACTTGTTTACCACTATGAGAGGACTGCGCGTTCTGGATTTGAGCTCCACAAAGATCTCTACACTGCCTGCATCTGTTGGAAAGATGATTCTTCTGAAAGTTCTGAATTTAAGGGATACAGATATTGGGGAGTTACCAGAGTGTGTGAGACATTTGAAAAGTCTCTTGTATCTTGCTCTCCCTAACGGTTGCACTCAATTACCAGAATGGATAAGCGAACTGCAATGTCTTCAGTGTTTAGAAGGTTGGCATATCGATCGCATGCCAAAGGGAATATCCAAGCTGACCTCTTTGAGAGCACTGCGATCATCCTATGCATTCTCCAAAGAAGAAGTCGAATCCATAGGGTTAGGCGGTTTGGCTAATATGACTCAGCTTCAAGAATTAAGTTTAGTAATTACCCATGAGATGCAGATGAAAAGGATAGAACAAGGGACCATTGCACAGCTGGTAAAGATGCGCCGTTTGGACATCCTTAATGATACTTGTGAGGAAACAGAGCTTCTGCAGCTTCCTGAAAATATTATTACATCAATGAAACATCTGGAAAGTCTTAGATTAGGGAGGTTTGTAGTGCCAAGTTGGATATGTGAGTTCGCAAATCTCAAGGAATTACATTTATGTTATTGTGAATGTAGCGATTATCCCGAGTTGCAAAAAATGCCCAATCTAGTGTTATTAAAGTTGATGGAGAACAAGAGCTGCAGAGAATTGCCTGATGCATTTGGAGAGTCGGGAGGGTTTCCACAACTCCGCTATTTGGAGATTTATGACTTTCCTTTATTAGAAGAATTCCCTGAATTGGAGGGGGGAACAATGCCATGTCTTGAAAATCTCGTTCTAGAAATGTGTCCGAAAGTGAGGAGAGTGAAGGGATTGGAGAAGTTGCAAAGACTACAAGAGTGCTCTATAGAGGATGTTACTCAAACATTCAGGCGTTCTTACAGTGGCAGGATTCTGGAATCCGTGTACGGAAAAAAACAAGATCCATGTAAAATACTTTGA